Genomic DNA from Deltaproteobacteria bacterium:
CCAGCCCGATGACCGCGGGCACGTCGAAGGTGGCGATGCCGACGATGAAGATGTAGATGACCGCGGCCATGATGGCGGGCATGGCCAGGGGAATCGTCACCCGGCGCAGCGTGGCCGCGGCGCTCATGCCGGCGGTGCGCGCCGCCTCCTCCAGCATGGGGTTCATGGCGCGGAACATCTGCGTGGTGAGGATGAACGCCAGCGGCGCCAGGTTCAGCCCCTGCACGAAACCCATGCCCAGGGGCGTCGCGATGTTGACCGGGCCGGAATCCAGCCCCAACAGGTCCACCAGCCAGCGGTTGATGAAGCCGATGCGCGGGTGGGCGATGAACGTCCAGCCCATGGCCACGAAGATGCCGGGGATCAGGAGCCCCAGCGTCATGATGACGTAGATGGCGGGTTTTCCCGGAATCGTGGTGCGCTCGGTGAGCCAGGCGATGGGAAGCCCGATGATCAGCGCGAAGAAAACCGTGGAAAACGCAAACCAAAGCGTGTTCCACAGCACGCCGTAGATCTCGGAGTCTCCAAGGACATCGTGGTAGTTCTCCAGGGTATAGCTGGAATGGGCGGTGCCGAGGGTGCCGCTCTGGAAGCTCACCCACACGATCACCAGAATGAACATCGCCACGAGCGCCATGGGGGCCAGCGCGACGGGCAACAGCGGGGAAACCCGGCCGTTAAGACGCGGCAGGCGCACGGCGACGGGCCTTTCTCGGTTCGGGTGCGGGCAACTTGTTCCCGACTGATCGGGGGCATGCCTTGGACTCGATGAAAGGCATGCCCCCGATGCTGATCGGACCGCGGGAGACGCGTGGCCTCCCGGGTCGCGCGGCGACTACTTGCCGCCGTCCTTGAGGATCTTGCGGAACTCCGCCTGGATCTTCCGGAGCGCCTTGGGATCGTGCGTGTTGTTGCGCTCCACCGTGTCGATGAAGAGCAGGCCGCCGCCCGCGACGATCTTCTGCACCGGCTTGCGCGTGTTGGCCTCCGGGTAGATGTGCAGGTCGTGACCGCCCAGGTCCCACTGGAGCTTCTGGCCCTCCGCCGTGTTCATGAATGCCGCGAACAGGGTGGCCGCGTTGGGGCGCTGCGCATGCTTGGGCACGCCCAGGTACATGACGTTGACCCGTGAGATCTCCTTGATGGTGGCCTGCTTCACGGGCGCGCCCTTGCGGCTCATGCGCAGCGCGTCGTCGTGGCCGCAATCGAACACCAGCATCAGGAACTCGCCGCTGGCGAGGCGATCCTGGGCGTTGCAGATGATCAGTCCGCCGATGTGCGCGGCGAGGCGCTTGGTGTAGTCGGTCATGCGCTCGCGCCCGAGCATGTCGTCGGCGGCGAACTGGTAGAGCCCGGTGGCGTAGGGCGTGGATGCGATTTTGCCCTTGAACTTGGGCTTGAAGACGTCCTCCATGCTCGTGGGGACGTCATCGCCCTTGACCAGCCGCGAGTTGTAGGAGATGCCCACCACCCGTGAAGCGATGGCCACCGCCGCGCCCTTGGGGGCGGTCCGGTTGATGTTGGCGTCCTTGGGGTTGGGCCGCTCCAGCAATCCCTCCCAGTCCATCAGCGTGAGCATGCCCTTGGCCGTGCCCTGGGAGATGTGGTTCGAGGTGCCCAGGTGGAGGTCGGTGCTGGCCGGCTGGCCGGCGGCATGTTCCTGCAGCAGCTTGGCGGTCATGC
This window encodes:
- a CDS encoding extracellular solute-binding protein, with product MFARVLVALAVLGLTLPAFAEEKISPALQKVIEAAKKEGELKIQWTPGRLGGDVGLRKMVAALNKRYGTDLKVRYTPGPSFPRMTAKLLQEHAAGQPASTDLHLGTSNHISQGTAKGMLTLMDWEGLLERPNPKDANINRTAPKGAAVAIASRVVGISYNSRLVKGDDVPTSMEDVFKPKFKGKIASTPYATGLYQFAADDMLGRERMTDYTKRLAAHIGGLIICNAQDRLASGEFLMLVFDCGHDDALRMSRKGAPVKQATIKEISRVNVMYLGVPKHAQRPNAATLFAAFMNTAEGQKLQWDLGGHDLHIYPEANTRKPVQKIVAGGGLLFIDTVERNNTHDPKALRKIQAEFRKILKDGGK